One genomic window of Caldivirga maquilingensis IC-167 includes the following:
- a CDS encoding purine-cytosine permease family protein codes for MAGEPRRQRRFIFDDYSIEEVPIVERYGLYNVFLTLSASFGAIAVLFAGGVLGGGLNFTNAIIAVMVGNIILSIIGALSGVIGAYSGLSTYVGWRLPFGRVGGKLLGFALITITTGIGWFAVESWFFGVVMNEIYPNNPFFSVWAAALWGGALMILSTYIGYRALSFLSYFILPQHVWLIAVGLFLAISLHGGWGAVWTAVPKSHMSLADAITATVGLYIAGSLIAPDITRFAKRPRDSVVAWVLHMFVFYPFLILGAVAIVLLTGSVIITEDMLKLGMGLGILLIIVLGQWIINTVNLYSGSLSFTNAIPIRRDYSSIIVGIIGTLLAAYWGYTAGASLAPFESFITVLGSLLPAAGGSVFAEFFIVKPYLEGVKNPFERFKLIPGKEYPELNLTGILSFAAGALAGFFLTVGIAAINAILVAFIVHVILAYAFKRTEIKYELGKYVYMGGVVK; via the coding sequence ATGGCAGGAGAACCTAGGAGGCAAAGGCGGTTCATATTTGATGACTACTCGATTGAGGAGGTGCCTATTGTTGAGAGGTATGGTTTGTATAATGTGTTCTTGACATTAAGTGCATCGTTTGGTGCCATAGCGGTTTTATTTGCTGGTGGTGTTCTTGGTGGTGGTCTTAACTTTACTAATGCAATAATAGCCGTGATGGTTGGTAATATAATTTTATCTATAATTGGTGCTTTATCTGGTGTTATTGGTGCGTATTCTGGTTTGTCAACATATGTTGGCTGGAGATTACCCTTTGGTAGAGTTGGTGGTAAATTATTAGGGTTTGCGTTAATAACGATAACAACTGGAATTGGTTGGTTTGCTGTTGAGAGCTGGTTCTTTGGTGTTGTTATGAATGAGATATATCCCAATAATCCTTTCTTCTCCGTATGGGCGGCTGCATTATGGGGTGGTGCTTTAATGATACTCTCTACCTATATAGGTTACAGGGCTTTATCATTCCTTAGTTATTTCATACTTCCACAGCATGTATGGTTGATTGCAGTTGGGCTTTTTCTTGCTATTTCATTACATGGTGGTTGGGGTGCCGTATGGACTGCTGTTCCTAAGTCTCATATGTCGCTGGCTGATGCAATTACGGCTACGGTAGGCTTGTACATAGCTGGTTCATTAATAGCACCAGATATTACTAGGTTTGCGAAAAGACCGAGGGATTCTGTTGTTGCATGGGTGTTACATATGTTTGTGTTTTATCCATTTTTAATACTTGGTGCTGTTGCCATAGTACTGCTTACTGGTAGTGTAATTATCACTGAGGATATGCTTAAATTAGGTATGGGCCTTGGTATACTTTTGATAATAGTTCTGGGGCAGTGGATAATAAATACAGTGAATCTATACAGCGGTAGTTTAAGCTTTACGAATGCAATACCTATCAGAAGGGATTATTCCTCAATAATAGTAGGTATTATAGGTACATTATTAGCGGCATATTGGGGTTATACAGCTGGCGCTTCGTTAGCACCTTTTGAGAGTTTTATAACTGTACTGGGTTCCTTACTACCAGCTGCTGGTGGTTCTGTATTTGCAGAGTTTTTCATCGTAAAACCTTATCTAGAAGGTGTTAAGAATCCCTTTGAGAGATTTAAATTAATACCAGGTAAGGAGTACCCTGAACTTAATCTCACTGGTATATTATCATTTGCTGCGGGTGCTCTTGCTGGCTTCTTCTTAACTGTTGGTATAGCAGCAATTAATGCTATTCTTGTTGCATTTATTGTACATGTAATATTAGCGTATGCCTTCAAGAGGACAGAAATTAAGTACGAATTAGGTAAGTATGTGTACATGGGAGGTGTTGTGAAATGA
- a CDS encoding Nre family DNA repair protein, whose product MRINPELCIKCRGEYNLCGLAYCPILVNNWTLRRIKPLEGRQDVNGSSPPSIMVGRLGYPKVRVYPATPPTHGDTGWLEEPRTWLSMRLEDFLSSRLTLIRGSVIFKVNDPRNPPRQLHDIQVMAISSGPVDTELTLAKPIKGNVTLNEQEPPIGPSAPLRSIKLSTIPQPSRAVEKAYSDVDLKANDAVWMLYNSGIDVHVISRLMSVGAIGRGRARRLVPTRWSITAVDEEVSSRLINEVKNYPELSEYRVYVRRSNNNLFIGILAPHTWLYEWGEAWWPGSTWNTWGSEPVIEIDSEGYWGRDTYPSIGGCYYAARLAAAEALHSMHRQAAVILWREIYPGFNIPVGVWFVRENVRAMFKGSYVSFSSLDEALKFASSQLKLPLAQWASRSYVLRRLREARLL is encoded by the coding sequence GTGCGGATTAACCCTGAACTATGCATTAAATGCCGTGGGGAGTATAACCTATGCGGGTTAGCGTACTGCCCAATACTAGTGAATAATTGGACACTTAGGAGGATTAAGCCCCTTGAGGGTAGGCAGGATGTTAACGGCTCCTCACCCCCAAGCATCATGGTTGGTAGATTAGGTTACCCTAAGGTTAGAGTCTACCCAGCCACACCACCCACTCATGGGGACACAGGTTGGCTTGAGGAACCGAGGACATGGTTAAGCATGAGGCTTGAGGACTTCCTATCAAGTAGACTCACGTTAATCAGGGGGTCAGTAATCTTCAAGGTTAATGACCCAAGGAACCCACCTAGGCAACTCCACGACATACAGGTAATGGCTATTTCAAGCGGACCCGTGGACACTGAGTTAACGCTGGCTAAGCCAATTAAAGGTAATGTAACCTTAAATGAACAGGAACCACCAATAGGCCCCTCAGCCCCATTGAGAAGCATTAAATTATCCACAATACCTCAACCAAGCAGGGCTGTGGAGAAGGCTTACTCCGACGTGGATTTAAAGGCTAATGATGCCGTTTGGATGCTTTATAACTCAGGCATTGATGTGCACGTTATCTCAAGGTTAATGAGCGTAGGCGCCATAGGTAGGGGTAGGGCTAGGAGACTCGTACCCACTAGGTGGTCTATAACTGCGGTTGATGAGGAGGTTTCAAGTAGGTTAATCAATGAGGTTAAGAATTACCCTGAGTTAAGCGAGTACAGGGTTTACGTCAGGAGGAGTAACAATAACCTATTCATAGGCATACTAGCCCCACACACCTGGCTATACGAGTGGGGTGAGGCATGGTGGCCTGGGAGCACTTGGAACACCTGGGGAAGTGAACCAGTGATTGAAATCGATAGTGAAGGCTACTGGGGTAGGGACACCTACCCAAGCATCGGTGGATGCTACTACGCAGCCAGGTTAGCTGCAGCAGAGGCGCTTCATAGTATGCATAGGCAGGCAGCCGTAATTCTCTGGAGGGAGATTTACCCAGGCTTCAATATACCTGTGGGTGTTTGGTTCGTTAGGGAGAATGTTAGAGCCATGTTTAAGGGTAGCTACGTCAGCTTCAGTAGCCTTGATGAGGCGCTTAAATTCGCCTCAAGTCAACTTAAACTACCGCTGGCTCAATGGGCCTCAAGATCCTACGTATTGAGGAGGTTAAGGGAGGCTAGATTACTATGA
- a CDS encoding helix-turn-helix domain-containing protein — protein MAAKVVQSRIISINAYPINDKMNIVLALFKVDKKEDDVMAIRSLKRDFLKLSNLSLHENNNKKYYVISGVKSGHGVLYPLVKHNAIPLLPYIALPNAESFIFLHHDKSTIDDIVDEVSHKNKLEYFDYKRISNGNDIMRIITKNFNEIYLYDLDDYERKVLKIAINMGYFDWPKRVKIDEIARELGVSKPMISYYLRKASRNIFDKMGLRRF, from the coding sequence ATGGCCGCGAAGGTTGTGCAATCCCGCATTATATCAATAAATGCTTATCCAATTAATGATAAAATGAACATAGTGCTCGCACTTTTTAAGGTGGACAAAAAAGAGGATGATGTTATGGCTATTAGGTCATTAAAGAGGGATTTCTTAAAACTATCTAACTTATCGCTGCATGAGAATAATAACAAAAAGTATTATGTTATTTCCGGTGTAAAAAGTGGTCATGGTGTGCTTTATCCACTGGTTAAGCATAATGCAATACCGTTATTGCCTTACATTGCATTGCCTAATGCTGAGTCCTTCATCTTCTTACATCACGATAAGAGTACCATAGACGACATCGTCGATGAAGTAAGTCATAAAAATAAACTGGAATATTTTGACTATAAAAGGATAAGTAATGGAAATGATATAATGAGGATAATCACTAAAAACTTCAATGAAATATACCTCTACGATCTTGATGATTATGAGCGTAAGGTGCTGAAAATAGCTATCAATATGGGTTATTTCGATTGGCCTAAGCGTGTAAAAATAGATGAAATAGCTAGAGAATTGGGTGTTTCGAAACCCATGATTTCCTATTACCTTAGGAAGGCCAGTAGAAATATTTTTGACAAAATGGGGCTGAGGCGTTTCTAA
- a CDS encoding DUF917 domain-containing protein has translation MVHFVLNKQDVEDLVVGAAILGTGGGGDPYIGKLMVLQELERGRKIEVVSIDEIDDEAFIIPVAAMGTPVVLMEKIPSGKEALFSLNLLEKYFNRKVDFISPIEAGGVNSTIPLVVAAERGLLVIDADGMGRAFPELQMVTFHIYGIKATPMALSDERGNAIILDAIDNFWAERIARTVTVRFGGSAWIAIYPTYGKPYKDAAVKGSISFAIEIGRTLRDAKITGKNPIDALLDVTKGYALFKGKIIDVQRFNIGGFARGEAVIEGLDEYKDSKITIKFQNENLVAIKDGEIIASVPDLITVLDSETSKPITTERLRYGLRVIVIGIPCNEKWRNPRGLEVVGPKYFGYDIDYVPIEMRVKKIGGVA, from the coding sequence ATGGTTCATTTTGTTCTAAATAAGCAAGACGTTGAGGATTTAGTTGTTGGCGCCGCTATACTTGGTACCGGCGGTGGTGGCGATCCATATATTGGTAAATTAATGGTTCTTCAGGAATTAGAACGCGGTAGAAAAATCGAAGTTGTTAGTATCGACGAGATTGATGATGAGGCCTTCATAATACCCGTAGCCGCTATGGGAACGCCTGTAGTTCTAATGGAGAAGATACCCAGCGGCAAGGAGGCATTGTTCTCACTTAATTTATTAGAGAAGTACTTTAATAGAAAGGTGGACTTTATATCACCAATTGAGGCTGGTGGTGTTAATTCCACGATACCTCTTGTGGTGGCAGCAGAAAGGGGATTGCTTGTTATTGATGCTGATGGTATGGGTAGGGCATTTCCCGAACTTCAAATGGTCACTTTTCACATATACGGAATAAAAGCAACACCAATGGCTCTTTCTGATGAACGTGGTAATGCAATTATACTTGATGCTATTGATAACTTCTGGGCTGAAAGGATAGCTAGAACTGTAACCGTTAGATTTGGTGGCTCTGCTTGGATAGCTATCTATCCAACTTATGGGAAACCATATAAAGATGCTGCTGTGAAGGGCAGTATATCATTTGCGATTGAAATAGGTAGAACACTAAGGGATGCAAAGATCACTGGCAAGAATCCAATTGATGCATTGCTAGATGTAACTAAGGGTTATGCCCTATTTAAAGGTAAGATCATTGATGTGCAAAGGTTTAATATAGGTGGTTTTGCAAGAGGTGAGGCTGTGATTGAAGGGCTCGATGAATATAAAGATTCAAAGATTACTATTAAATTTCAAAATGAAAATCTCGTAGCAATTAAGGATGGAGAGATTATAGCATCGGTACCCGATTTAATAACAGTACTTGATAGTGAAACCAGTAAACCCATAACCACAGAGAGACTTAGATATGGTTTAAGGGTTATCGTAATTGGTATACCGTGCAATGAAAAATGGAGAAATCCAAGAGGTCTAGAAGTTGTAGGGCCTAAGTACTTTGGTTATGACATTGATTATGTACCCATTGAAATGAGAGTTAAGAAAATAGGTGGTGTGGCATGA
- a CDS encoding AroM family protein, which produces MTRDIKVGFITIGQSPRTDIIPEIMPILGNNIKIIECGALDDLSLNEIKKLAPKDNDYILVTRLRDGTQVMLSRSKIIDLMQKCIEKLEKDVNLIGLLCTGDFPELKSNILMIEPSKLTMNVVKSMNVKKLGIFVPDKSQINLIKNRWLNIVNDVTVVSSSAYINTIDKFKELSKQLIDTDLIVLDSFGYSITIKKTVAEITKKPIILPRTLLVRVIKELLEI; this is translated from the coding sequence ATGACGCGCGACATTAAGGTGGGATTCATAACCATAGGGCAATCACCAAGAACTGACATAATACCAGAAATAATGCCCATTCTCGGTAATAATATAAAAATAATAGAATGCGGTGCACTAGACGATTTATCCTTAAACGAAATCAAAAAATTAGCACCTAAGGATAATGATTACATACTCGTTACTAGATTAAGAGATGGTACCCAAGTAATGCTTAGCAGGAGTAAAATAATTGACTTAATGCAAAAATGTATTGAAAAACTGGAAAAAGATGTTAATTTAATAGGATTATTATGTACAGGTGATTTTCCAGAACTTAAGTCTAATATTTTAATGATCGAACCATCTAAATTAACAATGAATGTTGTTAAATCTATGAATGTTAAAAAACTAGGTATTTTTGTACCTGATAAATCTCAAATTAACTTAATAAAAAATAGATGGTTAAATATAGTTAATGATGTAACTGTAGTTTCATCATCAGCTTACATAAATACTATTGATAAATTTAAAGAATTATCAAAACAATTAATTGATACCGATTTAATCGTGCTTGATTCATTTGGATATTCCATAACAATTAAGAAAACGGTTGCTGAAATTACAAAGAAACCTATAATATTACCTAGAACACTCCTTGTGCGAGTAATTAAAGAATTATTAGAAATCTGA
- a CDS encoding hydantoinase/oxoprolinase family protein gives MTKYKIGIDVGSTHTDAVILDENNNLIYAAKTMTTPDVTSGIINALKLILENSGISKDDVVAVMFGTTHVINAIVQRRNLGRVGVIRIGLPATEAIVPMLDWPSDLKNAILASSYMVKGGHDYTGEPITNFDDNNIKRILKNFTEKGVDAVAITSVWSIVNPEHENKVLDIAKETMPNTPIVLSHEIGSIGLLERENATILNAATINVMKNAINSLKSALNSMGLSHVKMFFAQNDGTTASADYIMRFPIFTVIAPISNSIRGAYVLTGIPNAIVADTGGTTTNIGALVNGYPREALEVEIGGVRTNIRAPDIIAIGLAGGSIVRVEGNDVKIGPVSVGYRLIYEGIAWGGETITATDIALAKGVMVIDDPQCKSELAKAKIPQWLVEKAYDKMVKMLEDALDKIKTRPEPETVILVGGGSAMWPRRLKGAKEVIRPDNAQYANAIGAATALVGATVEKAYSYEKTSRSDAINDASKEAILRAIQAGADPATVEIAEVEEIAMPYLPGNAVKVRVKAVGKLKI, from the coding sequence ATGACAAAGTACAAGATTGGTATTGATGTTGGTAGCACACATACAGATGCTGTGATACTTGATGAAAATAATAATTTAATATATGCTGCTAAAACCATGACTACACCCGATGTTACATCAGGAATAATTAATGCATTAAAACTTATTCTTGAAAACTCCGGTATTAGTAAAGATGATGTTGTAGCCGTAATGTTTGGAACTACGCACGTTATTAATGCAATAGTTCAAAGGAGAAATCTTGGCAGAGTCGGAGTAATTAGAATCGGATTACCCGCTACTGAGGCTATAGTGCCTATGCTTGACTGGCCAAGTGATCTTAAAAATGCTATTCTAGCGAGTTCATACATGGTTAAGGGTGGTCATGATTATACTGGCGAGCCTATTACTAATTTTGACGATAATAACATCAAAAGGATACTTAAGAATTTTACAGAAAAGGGAGTAGACGCTGTAGCGATTACATCTGTATGGTCTATAGTTAATCCTGAACATGAAAATAAAGTTCTCGACATTGCTAAGGAGACTATGCCTAATACACCGATTGTTTTATCACATGAAATAGGTTCAATAGGACTTTTAGAAAGAGAAAACGCAACAATACTTAATGCCGCTACAATTAATGTCATGAAAAATGCCATTAATTCCCTTAAGAGCGCACTCAATAGCATGGGATTAAGCCACGTTAAAATGTTTTTTGCACAGAATGATGGAACAACAGCCTCTGCTGACTATATAATGAGGTTCCCTATATTCACTGTCATAGCACCTATATCAAATAGTATACGCGGTGCCTATGTCTTAACAGGAATACCAAATGCTATAGTTGCTGATACTGGTGGCACAACAACAAACATAGGCGCACTCGTTAATGGCTATCCACGTGAAGCCCTAGAAGTAGAGATTGGGGGTGTTAGAACAAATATTAGGGCGCCCGATATAATCGCCATAGGATTGGCAGGCGGTAGTATTGTTAGAGTCGAAGGCAATGATGTGAAGATAGGGCCTGTCAGTGTTGGGTATAGATTAATTTATGAAGGTATTGCATGGGGTGGTGAGACAATAACGGCCACTGATATAGCACTTGCAAAGGGTGTTATGGTAATAGATGATCCACAATGTAAATCAGAACTTGCCAAAGCTAAGATACCTCAGTGGTTAGTTGAAAAAGCCTATGATAAGATGGTTAAGATGCTAGAGGATGCTCTAGATAAAATAAAGACAAGGCCAGAGCCTGAAACTGTGATTCTGGTAGGTGGAGGATCTGCCATGTGGCCAAGAAGATTAAAGGGTGCTAAGGAGGTTATTAGACCCGATAATGCACAATACGCAAATGCCATAGGTGCAGCAACAGCATTAGTAGGTGCAACAGTAGAGAAAGCGTATTCTTATGAAAAAACCTCTAGAAGTGATGCTATTAATGATGCATCTAAAGAAGCCATTCTACGAGCAATACAGGCCGGTGCCGATCCAGCTACCGTAGAGATTGCCGAAGTTGAAGAAATAGCAATGCCATATTTACCAGGAAATGCTGTTAAGGTTAGGGTTAAAGCTGTTGGTAAATTGAAAATTTAA
- a CDS encoding DUF1177 domain-containing protein — MSMVKYLIEVIDILEDPKIDGYRVKDFLEAKYSNYLRVDVETIKGNDGSVDLVTILIPGAQGKKLGGTAPTLGITGRAGGISARPTIKGLVSDADGVITALAVAYKIAEMARRGDALPGDVIITTNICPNAIVIPHEPAPLIRSPINLFEILRREVKPEMDAILSVDATKANLVVKNLGFAITPTVKEGWILKVSPDLIKIYMNVTGRTPIIVPLTMQDIIPFTVPVYHINSIVQPWLFTKSPVVGVAITTETVIPGSATNVTNLISLDQASRFILEVAYEFTTGKMKFYDENEWNILKNTYGELSEIMRRGLGDSS; from the coding sequence ATGTCAATGGTTAAATACTTAATAGAGGTAATTGATATTTTAGAAGATCCTAAAATTGATGGCTATAGAGTCAAGGATTTCCTTGAAGCAAAATATTCTAATTACTTAAGGGTTGATGTTGAAACCATTAAAGGTAATGATGGTTCTGTTGACTTGGTAACTATTTTAATACCAGGCGCACAAGGTAAAAAATTAGGTGGGACAGCACCAACACTGGGTATTACTGGCAGAGCTGGTGGTATTAGTGCTAGACCAACAATTAAAGGGCTTGTTTCTGATGCAGATGGTGTAATTACAGCATTAGCTGTTGCTTATAAAATAGCAGAGATGGCCCGTAGGGGTGATGCATTACCCGGGGATGTTATCATAACGACTAATATTTGCCCCAATGCCATAGTAATACCGCATGAACCTGCACCATTAATAAGAAGCCCTATTAATTTATTTGAAATTTTAAGGAGAGAGGTTAAACCTGAAATGGATGCAATACTAAGTGTTGATGCCACAAAGGCTAATTTAGTTGTTAAGAATTTAGGTTTCGCGATAACACCAACTGTTAAGGAGGGATGGATATTGAAGGTAAGCCCTGACTTGATAAAAATATACATGAATGTAACTGGTAGAACCCCCATCATTGTACCGTTAACTATGCAGGATATAATACCATTTACGGTACCTGTTTATCATATAAACAGTATAGTACAACCATGGTTATTCACGAAATCACCTGTAGTTGGTGTTGCCATTACTACGGAAACAGTAATACCAGGCTCTGCTACTAACGTCACAAATTTAATATCACTGGATCAAGCATCACGATTCATATTAGAGGTTGCTTATGAATTTACTACAGGTAAGATGAAGTTTTATGATGAAAATGAATGGAACATTTTAAAAAACACTTATGGCGAATTAAGTGAAATCATGAGAAGAGGTTTAGGTGATTCGTCTTAA
- a CDS encoding FAD-binding oxidoreductase, translating to MKLANEYKVPVIPWGAGTSLTGALSCDGCVLIDMKMMNSVLEVNTVDWYVRVQPGIILDRLNEELARYGFFFPVDPASHYMCTVGGMIATGAGGMRALRYGTMKDWVLALKVVLPMGEVAQFGEPLRKDRAGYDLVHLFIGSEGTLGIITEAWLRIIPIPKKSFTTLLIGIENEDELGKLVVKIREGGLLPELMEYMDYYSIMAVNKVFNGNLPEAPGGLLIIRIEGEYMDDLMNIVKHVGLQNVKTLVSEEEAKEVLMLRSRAGEAIKAFYGNFFSEDLSLPISRITDAIKEVRRVERIMGKPIPILAHIGDGNMHPHILIEPGKEEEADRVYEELCRIAIKIGGSITGEHGVGLQKARLLYEQFKSRNNLKALLIMRRIKELMDPNDIMNPNKYVELSLKYTN from the coding sequence GTGAAACTCGCTAATGAGTATAAGGTGCCTGTAATACCGTGGGGTGCTGGGACAAGTCTCACTGGTGCGTTGTCATGTGATGGTTGCGTCTTAATTGATATGAAAATGATGAATAGTGTTCTCGAAGTTAATACTGTTGATTGGTATGTTAGAGTTCAACCAGGGATAATCCTTGATAGACTTAACGAGGAACTTGCAAGGTACGGCTTCTTCTTCCCAGTGGATCCAGCGAGCCATTACATGTGCACTGTGGGGGGTATGATTGCAACTGGTGCTGGTGGAATGAGGGCTCTGAGGTACGGAACCATGAAGGACTGGGTCCTGGCGCTCAAGGTTGTTTTACCCATGGGTGAAGTTGCTCAATTCGGTGAACCACTGAGGAAGGATAGGGCAGGCTATGATCTGGTTCATCTATTCATCGGCAGTGAGGGTACCCTTGGGATTATAACTGAGGCATGGCTTAGAATAATACCGATACCGAAGAAGTCATTCACCACGTTGCTAATAGGTATTGAAAATGAGGATGAACTTGGTAAGTTGGTGGTGAAGATTAGGGAGGGTGGCTTGTTACCTGAGTTGATGGAGTACATGGACTATTACTCAATAATGGCTGTTAATAAGGTATTCAATGGTAATTTACCTGAAGCACCTGGTGGATTATTGATTATTCGAATAGAGGGCGAGTACATGGACGACTTAATGAACATAGTGAAACATGTTGGATTGCAAAATGTTAAAACATTGGTAAGTGAAGAAGAGGCTAAGGAGGTTTTAATGCTTAGGTCAAGGGCTGGTGAGGCTATAAAGGCATTCTATGGGAACTTCTTCTCAGAGGATTTATCGCTACCTATCTCGAGGATTACTGATGCAATTAAGGAGGTGAGGAGGGTGGAGCGGATTATGGGGAAACCAATACCAATACTAGCACACATTGGTGATGGTAATATGCACCCGCACATACTTATTGAGCCAGGTAAGGAGGAAGAGGCAGATAGGGTATATGAGGAGCTTTGTAGAATAGCAATTAAGATTGGCGGTAGTATAACGGGGGAGCATGGTGTTGGGCTTCAAAAAGCCCGATTACTCTATGAGCAGTTTAAGTCACGTAATAACCTAAAGGCATTACTAATTATGAGGAGGATCAAGGAGTTAATGGATCCAAACGATATAATGAACCCCAATAAATACGTAGAATTATCCTTAAAATATACGAATTAA
- a CDS encoding SPL family radical SAM protein, translating to MSIIVKEIKVKKALSKSGLPEYDYALNPYLGCQHGCIYCYARDFTKGEPAIKWGEVVYVKVNLIEVLSSEVKGLRRGVVGLSTITDPYQPIESKYRLSRRALSLLCDSGFHVSVQTKSALVIRDIDVLKQCGEMADVGLTITTMSDSYKLIEPNTPPPLVRAMTIRKLAKAGVKTWIFLGPIIPGINDSRLNYEPIIRLAKETNSQLIIDRFRPRETAVRLMRTKLNINPVPTNNWWRRVVGELTQLCDSYGVNCITEEDEWRSRRRNNSILDYLK from the coding sequence ATGAGTATCATAGTTAAGGAGATTAAGGTTAAGAAAGCCCTAAGTAAATCCGGCCTACCCGAGTACGACTACGCCCTCAACCCATACTTAGGCTGCCAGCATGGTTGCATATACTGTTATGCAAGGGACTTCACCAAGGGGGAACCAGCCATTAAGTGGGGTGAGGTCGTGTATGTTAAGGTTAATTTAATTGAAGTACTCAGCAGTGAGGTTAAGGGGCTTAGGAGAGGTGTTGTTGGTTTATCAACAATAACAGACCCCTATCAACCCATTGAATCAAAGTATAGGCTCAGTAGAAGGGCCTTAAGCCTACTTTGCGATTCAGGATTCCATGTTAGTGTTCAAACCAAGTCAGCCCTAGTGATTAGGGATATTGATGTTCTTAAACAATGCGGTGAAATGGCTGATGTTGGCTTAACGATAACAACAATGAGTGATTCATATAAGTTAATTGAACCAAACACACCACCACCGTTGGTTAGGGCAATGACCATTAGGAAGCTTGCTAAAGCTGGTGTAAAAACATGGATATTCCTAGGCCCAATAATACCAGGCATAAATGACTCAAGGCTCAATTACGAGCCAATAATTAGATTAGCCAAGGAGACTAACAGTCAATTAATAATAGACAGGTTTAGGCCAAGGGAAACAGCAGTAAGATTAATGAGGACTAAATTAAACATTAACCCAGTGCCAACAAATAATTGGTGGAGAAGAGTAGTAGGCGAATTAACACAACTCTGCGATAGCTACGGCGTTAACTGCATTACTGAGGAGGATGAGTGGAGGAGTAGACGTAGGAATAACTCAATACTCGACTACTTAAAATAA
- a CDS encoding mannonate dehydratase: MNTEAHVKDGLHWLSCFKAQQVAEFSLRSILRALGRPAFGHNLVAFLNELAGICPGLTTELRFCVGYLDKMYVSGFNYGDIEKAPPHRLVKEYGVTHEKLWNNLREFLEYIVPIAEQSNVKIAMHPDDPPIPEFRGIPRIMNSIESFEKLLILVRSDYNGITLCQGNFTLMTDDLPSVIKRFRDRIFFVHFRDVKGDRYNFVETLIGEGKTDLVGVMRAYVEIGYNGYVRVDHTPTLENDAELGAPGYNYLGRIYTIGYIKGLYEAVKREFSKEILNA, from the coding sequence ATGAATACGGAGGCCCATGTTAAGGACGGCTTGCACTGGCTCTCATGCTTCAAGGCTCAGCAGGTGGCTGAGTTCTCACTAAGGTCAATACTAAGGGCGCTTGGGAGACCAGCCTTCGGGCACAACCTAGTGGCGTTCCTAAACGAGTTAGCGGGCATTTGCCCAGGGCTCACGACCGAGCTCAGGTTCTGTGTGGGTTACCTGGATAAGATGTACGTAAGTGGATTCAACTATGGCGATATTGAGAAGGCACCGCCGCATAGGTTGGTTAAGGAGTACGGTGTTACCCACGAGAAGCTTTGGAATAACCTTAGGGAGTTCCTTGAGTATATAGTGCCAATTGCGGAGCAGAGTAATGTTAAGATAGCAATGCACCCCGATGATCCACCAATACCCGAGTTTAGGGGTATACCGAGGATCATGAATTCCATTGAGTCCTTTGAGAAACTACTGATCCTAGTCAGGAGTGATTATAATGGTATAACTCTATGTCAAGGAAACTTCACATTAATGACTGACGACCTACCAAGCGTCATTAAGAGGTTTAGGGATAGGATATTCTTTGTGCATTTCAGGGATGTTAAAGGTGATAGGTATAATTTCGTGGAGACGTTGATAGGTGAGGGTAAGACGGACCTGGTGGGGGTCATGAGGGCGTACGTGGAGATTGGCTATAATGGTTACGTTAGGGTTGATCACACACCAACCCTTGAGAATGACGCAGAATTAGGTGCACCTGGTTATAACTACCTGGGTAGAATCTACACAATAGGTTATATTAAGGGCCTTTATGAAGCAGTTAAGAGGGAATTTAGTAAGGAGATATTAAATGCATAA